In Alteribacter keqinensis, a single window of DNA contains:
- a CDS encoding heavy metal translocating P-type ATPase, which yields MAKVRFGIEGMHCASCVNRVEKKISRVDGVEAVNVNLATHQAQVTGDITDERISEIISSVEKIGFGAKPLTDEKEEDLSKKQEAESKKLIRDFSFAAVATVIVLIGSIPHMMHTWGSWVPGWMSNPFFLLILTTYVQLVPGWRFYKNSYKVLRSKSADMNVLVAMGTTSAWAYSAAMTLFPGFLTNAGFPYQLYYDVTTVITTLILLGRYFEAKAKGQTSTAIKKLMNLQAKTARVIRSGQELELPVKEVRVGDHILVRPGERIPVDGTVIDGSSTVDESMLTGESIPVSKKENDPVIGATINKSGSFTFEASKVGKDTTLAGIIRMVNDAQGSKAPIQRMVDVISAYFVPAVVGLASLSFLIWLVFGPDPSFIFALTTFIAILIIACPCALGLATPTAIMVGTEKGAENGVLIKDASSLEQAHKIDTILLDKTGTITQGRPALTDLVSLKGWTNETLLQMVASIEMASEHPLGEAIVRAAKEQRLSLSKPGSFEAISGHGIEADWEGKRVFIGNARLMEREGISTDELNQSAHKLAEEGKTPMFIASEGTLSGMVAVSDPLKEDAKSAVSMLKGMGIEVVMLTGDNKRTAAAIAKEAGIDRFEAEVLPEDKASYVKKLQAEGKKVAMVGDGINDAPALAQADISIAIGTGTDVAMETANITLMRGDVMSIVTAVRLSKSTMRMIWQNLGWAFGYNIVLIPVAAGLLYPFFGLLLNPMLAGAAMAFSSVSVVLNTLRLKKFKTVVPASS from the coding sequence GTGGCAAAAGTACGCTTTGGAATAGAAGGGATGCATTGTGCATCGTGTGTAAACCGGGTGGAAAAGAAAATATCCCGTGTAGACGGTGTGGAAGCTGTTAATGTGAACCTGGCAACCCACCAGGCTCAGGTCACTGGTGATATTACAGATGAGCGGATCAGTGAAATCATTTCATCTGTTGAAAAAATCGGTTTTGGAGCAAAGCCGCTGACGGATGAAAAAGAAGAAGATTTGTCCAAAAAACAAGAGGCGGAGTCGAAGAAACTAATACGTGACTTTTCGTTTGCAGCAGTGGCTACAGTTATTGTCCTGATCGGGAGTATTCCTCATATGATGCATACGTGGGGATCGTGGGTGCCGGGATGGATGTCCAATCCGTTCTTCCTCCTTATACTCACCACTTATGTACAGCTCGTACCGGGCTGGCGTTTTTACAAAAACAGCTACAAAGTTCTCCGGAGTAAATCAGCGGATATGAATGTACTAGTGGCAATGGGTACCACATCTGCCTGGGCGTATTCAGCAGCGATGACGCTCTTTCCCGGTTTTCTGACGAATGCCGGTTTTCCCTACCAGCTGTACTATGATGTGACGACGGTCATTACTACACTTATCCTTTTAGGCCGGTATTTTGAGGCGAAAGCCAAAGGGCAGACATCCACTGCAATTAAGAAGCTCATGAACCTTCAGGCGAAAACGGCACGGGTTATCAGGTCCGGACAGGAATTGGAGCTTCCAGTGAAAGAGGTGCGTGTGGGTGATCACATTCTCGTTCGTCCGGGTGAGAGAATACCCGTAGACGGTACGGTAATCGACGGATCGTCCACTGTGGATGAGTCCATGCTCACCGGTGAATCGATACCGGTTTCAAAAAAAGAAAACGATCCGGTAATTGGAGCGACGATTAATAAGTCAGGGTCGTTTACATTCGAAGCCTCCAAGGTAGGCAAGGACACCACGTTAGCGGGGATTATCCGGATGGTAAACGACGCCCAGGGGTCCAAAGCGCCAATTCAGCGAATGGTTGATGTGATATCGGCTTATTTTGTCCCTGCTGTTGTCGGTCTTGCGTCACTGAGCTTTCTCATCTGGCTCGTATTCGGTCCTGACCCATCCTTTATTTTTGCCCTTACCACCTTTATTGCCATTCTGATCATTGCCTGTCCTTGTGCCCTCGGGCTGGCGACACCTACGGCAATTATGGTGGGGACTGAAAAAGGAGCAGAAAACGGTGTGTTAATTAAGGATGCCTCAAGTCTTGAACAGGCTCATAAAATTGACACGATTCTTCTCGATAAAACAGGAACAATTACGCAAGGGCGTCCGGCTTTGACGGATCTTGTCTCTTTGAAGGGGTGGACAAATGAAACGCTTCTTCAAATGGTAGCTTCAATAGAGATGGCATCAGAGCATCCTCTAGGTGAAGCGATTGTACGTGCTGCAAAAGAGCAGCGTCTCTCTTTATCCAAGCCTGGATCATTCGAAGCGATTTCTGGTCATGGTATTGAGGCTGACTGGGAAGGTAAGCGTGTTTTTATTGGAAACGCGCGTCTTATGGAAAGGGAAGGTATCTCCACGGATGAGCTGAATCAATCCGCACACAAACTTGCTGAAGAAGGTAAAACACCGATGTTCATTGCATCAGAGGGAACCCTGTCCGGCATGGTGGCGGTTTCGGATCCGTTAAAAGAGGATGCAAAAAGCGCTGTGAGTATGCTGAAGGGTATGGGAATCGAAGTGGTTATGCTAACAGGGGATAACAAGCGTACCGCTGCTGCGATTGCGAAAGAAGCAGGAATTGACCGGTTTGAAGCTGAGGTCCTTCCTGAAGATAAAGCATCGTACGTGAAGAAGCTTCAGGCAGAAGGGAAAAAAGTGGCCATGGTCGGGGACGGAATAAATGATGCCCCGGCGCTCGCCCAGGCTGACATTAGCATTGCCATCGGTACCGGGACGGATGTCGCTATGGAAACTGCTAATATTACGCTCATGCGCGGCGATGTAATGAGCATTGTCACTGCCGTGCGTCTGTCTAAGTCCACGATGCGGATGATCTGGCAGAATCTTGGCTGGGCTTTCGGGTACAACATTGTTTTAATTCCTGTTGCAGCAGGACTTTTATATCCATTCTTCGGATTGCTGTTAAATCCGATGCTCGCAGGTGCTGCCATGGCGTTCAGTTCTGTATCGGTCGTACTTAATACCCTTCGTCTGAAGAAATTTAAAACTGTTGTTCCGGCCTCATCCTGA
- a CDS encoding AbrB/MazE/SpoVT family DNA-binding domain-containing protein, translating into MGTDSCVQSSQEWIDTNLTCKMNKAYAVTIPKKLREKLGLEPMSPVILVVDNQSILLSTKSIDESLDIQSHINDNGSFYMPKEIRDQLILAPGTTFRIRVGSDPAQFCELLLEKV; encoded by the coding sequence ATGGGAACAGATTCTTGTGTACAGTCATCTCAAGAATGGATTGATACAAACCTGACATGTAAAATGAACAAGGCCTATGCCGTTACAATACCGAAAAAACTGCGGGAAAAGCTCGGACTCGAACCCATGAGCCCAGTTATTCTCGTTGTTGATAACCAAAGCATCCTCCTATCGACCAAAAGTATAGACGAATCACTCGACATTCAAAGTCATATCAACGATAACGGCTCATTCTACATGCCAAAAGAAATCCGGGACCAGCTTATACTTGCTCCCGGTACCACCTTCCGCATCCGCGTGGGGTCTGACCCCGCACAATTTTGTGAACTTTTGCTCGAAAAAGTTTAG
- a CDS encoding F510_1955 family glycosylhydrolase yields MRKSIWLSALGGILLVSACQAEDQEEQTAEPDESVEEAEQSDEQTVDLSGDDDFFIQNDELEITHIHGLGYAGNEGILYVATHHGLALYDDGSWYETSEERNDYMGFSAVEDGFYTSGHPGEASSFEVDPIGLVKSNDGGKTLETLDLLGMTDFHVKGTGYYSNAIYVYNPKANERLEETGFYRTLDDAETWEKREGEGLPEASYDQGGYPNFAIAVHPSDEDTLAVGTSEGLFLSNDSGGTFERTGLGNPVIAAAYYEDDVYAGIWDGEIQLVRYDGEETTVLKRPDLQEQDAIQYIAVNPQDDSEIVFTTFHGEGYLSEDGGDSWEKIIDAGQVVSK; encoded by the coding sequence ATGAGAAAATCAATATGGCTGAGCGCCTTGGGCGGTATTCTTCTGGTCAGTGCCTGTCAGGCGGAAGACCAGGAAGAACAGACCGCAGAGCCTGATGAGTCTGTGGAGGAAGCAGAACAAAGTGACGAACAAACCGTTGATCTCAGCGGAGATGATGACTTTTTTATACAGAACGATGAACTGGAAATCACCCATATCCACGGCCTTGGATATGCGGGAAACGAAGGCATTCTTTATGTGGCTACCCACCACGGACTGGCTTTGTATGATGATGGAAGCTGGTACGAAACGTCTGAAGAACGTAATGATTACATGGGATTCAGCGCAGTTGAGGATGGTTTTTACACCAGTGGCCATCCGGGAGAAGCGTCTTCCTTTGAAGTGGATCCGATCGGACTTGTAAAAAGTAACGACGGGGGCAAAACACTGGAAACGCTTGATCTCCTCGGTATGACGGATTTTCACGTAAAGGGAACCGGATACTATTCCAATGCGATTTATGTCTATAATCCAAAAGCCAACGAACGCTTGGAGGAAACCGGGTTCTACCGTACGCTGGACGATGCGGAGACGTGGGAAAAAAGAGAAGGGGAAGGACTTCCTGAAGCGTCATACGACCAGGGAGGCTACCCTAACTTTGCTATCGCAGTTCATCCGTCGGACGAAGATACGTTAGCGGTAGGAACGTCAGAAGGGCTTTTCTTATCGAACGATTCAGGTGGCACTTTTGAGCGTACAGGGCTCGGAAATCCTGTTATTGCAGCTGCCTATTATGAAGACGATGTATATGCAGGCATTTGGGACGGGGAAATACAGCTTGTCCGGTATGATGGAGAAGAAACGACGGTGTTAAAACGTCCCGATCTTCAGGAACAGGATGCCATTCAGTATATTGCGGTGAATCCTCAGGATGACAGCGAAATCGTATTCACCACTTTCCATGGAGAAGGCTACCTGAGTGAAGACGGCGGCGATTCATGGGAAAAAATCATTGACGCAGGGCAGGTTGTTTCAAAATAA